A region of Salvia splendens isolate huo1 chromosome 17, SspV2, whole genome shotgun sequence DNA encodes the following proteins:
- the LOC121775058 gene encoding uncharacterized protein LOC121775058 isoform X1: MKNVQDQQQDIKPNIVSHDSQTEPPNATEAAIPDSGSVSASSNDNRKVSREDIELVQNLIERCLQLYMNRDEVVKTLLNRARIDPGFTTLVWQKLEEENADFFRSYYIRLKLKKQIILFNHLLEHQYHLMKYPVPPKVPLAPMQNGIHPMPVTNLPMGYPVIQHPPVPATGQPHIDPMGYSTSSCHIVNGVPAPGNFHPMRMNSGNDMVIDTNTSDVSPIMPPNNAMSSMSDIPVSPTSVASSGHFPFSTSEISGMGVDASALDTAFTSDVASSVGLQLPPDNGVGNSRDSLRSLAQIPWNFSLSDLTADLSNLGDLGALGNYPGSPFLPSDSDILLDSPEQEDIVEEFFVDSDSVPGQCPPSDEEKS; encoded by the exons ATGAAGAACGTTCAG GATCAACAGCAGGACATCAAGCCTAATATTGTTTCACATGATTCCCAAACTGAGCCGCCAAATGCCACAGAGGCGGCTATACCAGACTCAGGTTCAGTCTCGGCATCAAGCAATGACAACAGAAAAGTATCCCGTGAGGATATCGAACTT GTGCAGAATCTAATAGAACGATGTCTACAGCTGTACATGAATAGAGATGAGGTGGTAAAGACCCTACTCAATCGTGCTAGAATAGATCCTGGTTTCACAACATTAG TGTGGCAGAAGTTAGAGGAAGAAAATGCTGATTTCTTCCGATCCTACTACATAAGGCTTAAGTTGAAGAAACAAATAATCTTATTCAACCACTTGCTAGAGCATCAGTATCATCTAATGAAATACCCCGTACCTCCGAAGGTTCCATTAGCTCCCATGCAGAACGGAATCCATCCAATGCCTG TCACCAACTTGCCAATGGGATACCCTGTTATACAGCATCCTCCCGTTCCAGCTACCGGTCAACCTCATATCGACCCTATGGGCTATTCAACATCTAGCTGTCACATTGTCAATGGTGTTCCTGCCCCGGGAAATTTTCATCCTATGCGAATGAACTCTGGGAACGA TATGGTGATTGACACAAATACATCCGATGTATCCCCAATTATGCCACCAAACAATGCGATGTCCTCGATGTCGGATATACCTGTAAGCCCTACATCAGTGGCATCAAGCGGCCATTTCCCGTTTAGCACATCGGAAATATCAGGCATGGGGGTTGATGCTTCAGCACTTGACACTGCTTTTACATCTGATGTGGCAAGTTCAGTAGGACTGCAGCTCCCTCCGGATAATGGAGTTGGAAATTCCAGAGATTCCCTCAGGTCCTTGGCTCAGATTCCCTGGAATTTTAGTCTTTCAGACCTGACAGCAGATTTATCAAACTTGGGAG ATTTAGGAGCTCTCGGAAACTATCCCGGCTCTCCATTTTTGCCTTCTGATTCCGATATTCTACTTGATTCTCCAGAACAAGAGGATATAG TAGAGGAGTTCTTTGTCGATTCTGATTCTGTGCCAGGGCAATGCCCACCATCAGACGAGGAGAAGTCGTAG
- the LOC121773344 gene encoding replication stress response regulator SDE2-like has product MDAFESEIHQVFVKLLDGSHRILNFDAPSVSISALKRRIEALTSIPSGLQLLLNSSRILDDHQTLILGQNFQSSETLIPNSSSEIGQDRGFTRSRSDGFGNFPVVVNLLLRLRGGKGGFGSLLRGAATKAGQKKTNNFDACRDMSGRRLRHVNAEKKLEEWKAGAEERRLEKMADEFLKKKAKEIKKSGKGNGGDGAEKYVAKYREDSEKCREEVERSVRESVKGLMSSKRKNQDEGNESASKKLKIWFGKRKLGDSDSEEDEDEDGACVKEEKNEGSVIIDDGNHSDSSKEVGGSSGSVASEELGAGTIEQGSSGIYSEEEGSEESLKSTKGLDGCGEDGDSKNGDTHVIMIESPNESKDNNGVVSPSKSHPSEVHEVISQPPGTSGSEDEVVLAGETRGVSAVESASASASLENVVRPLNFDDYNSATMMEVLGLERLKSELQAHGLKCGGTLKERAERLFLLKTTPLEMLPKKLFAKK; this is encoded by the exons ATGGATGCGTTCGAGTCCGAGATTCACCAGGTGTTTGTCAAATTGCTAGATGGGAGCCACCGGATCTTGAATTTTGACGCGCCTTCCGTCTCCATCTCCGCCCTCAAACGCCGCATCGAAGCCCTAACCTCCATCCCCTCCGGCCTCCAGCTCCTCCTTAACAGCTCCCGTATCCTCGATGACCACCAAACCCTAATCCTCGGCCAGAATTTCCAATCTTCTGAAACCCTAATACCTAATTCCAGTTCCGAAATAGGCCAAGATCGAGGCTTTACTCGATCCCGTTCTGATGGATTTGGGAATTTTCCTGTTGTGGTAAATTTGTTGCTGAGGCTAAGGGGTGGGAAAGGGGGATTCGGGTCGTTGTTGAGAGGGGCGGCGACCAAGGCTGGGCAGAAGAAAACGAACAATTTTGATGCTTGTAGGGATATGAGTGGGCGGAGGCTGCGGCATGTGAACGCCGAGAAGAAGCTGGAGGAGTGGAAGGCGGGGGCAGAGGAGAGGAGGTTGGAGAAGATGGCGGATGAGTTCCTTAAGAAGAAGGCAAAAGAGATCAAGAAGAGTGGCAAGGGAAATGGGGGTGATGGTGCTGAGAAGTATGTGGCTAAGTATAGGGAGGATTCTGAGAAGTGTCGGGAAGAGGTGGAGAGGTCGGTGCGTGAGTCGGTTAAGGGATTGATGAGCTCGAAGAGGAAGAACCAGGATGAAGGGAATGAGTCTGCGTCCAAGAAGTTAAAGATATG GTTTGGTAAGAGAAAGTTGGGTGACAGCGACAGTGAAGAAGATGAGGACGAAGATGGTGCATGcgtaaaagaagagaaaaatgaGGGGTCTGTGATAATAGATGACGGGAATCATTCAGATTCAAGCAAAGAAGTAGGTGGAAGTTCAGGTTCAGTTGCTAGTGAGGAACTTGGTGCTGGAACTATTGAGCAAGGCTCCTCGGGGATTTACTCTGAGGAAGAAGGTAGCGAGGAGTCCTTAAAATCGACAAAAGGTCTTGATGGATGTGGTGAAGATGGCGATAGTAAAAATGGGGATACCCATGTGATAATGATAGAGAGTCCCAATGAAAGTAAAGACAATAATGGAGTCGTTTCTCCCAGCAAATCTCACCCAAGTGAGGTACACGAAGTGATTAGCCAACCCCCTGGTACCTCTGGTTCTGAGGATGAAGTGGTTCTAGCTGGAGAAACAAGAGGAGTTTCTGCAGTGGAATCAGCATCTGCTTCTGCAAGTCTTGAAAATGTAGTGAGACCTCTTAACTTTGATGATTATAATTCAGCTACTATGATGGAG GTTCTTGGCTTGGAACGGTTAAAATCAGAACTTCAAGCCCATGGGTTGAAGTGTGGTGGCACTCTGAAAGAACGTGCAGAGAGGCTTTTCCTTCTCAAAACCACCCCGTTGGAGATGCTTCCTAAGAAGCTGTTTGCCAAGAAATGA
- the LOC121773574 gene encoding beclin-1-like protein: protein MGCTICHYSFALRTKQIFIIQILIEEFQTDRGIQKIQFNMKKNGSASNVSDKGRILDPNLPRFLCQYCRQSLCIVGVDSYADRFPGSGMQGSSILGTGSVSGSTRMDHSFVVLPKQRNQTPGVPPRPRGGAMNPDASQSGKAIDESFVVLPPPAASVYKSEPGGDGGGTNLSSPEGGPTSSPTQPHNSGFHSTITVLNRAFDIATTQTQVEQPMCLECMRVLSDKLDKEVEDVNRDIKSYEICLQRLEGEAKTVLSEPEFLKEKLKIEEEERKLEAAIAETEKQCAEVTAELNELELKSSRFKELEERYWQEFNNFQFQLISHQEERDAILAKIEISQAHLEQLKRTNVLNDAFPIWYDGEFGTINNFRLGRLPKVQVEWDEINAAWGQACLLLHMMAQYFRPKFLYRIKIVPMGSYPRIMDSSNNTYELFGPVNVFWSTRYDKAMTLFLTCLKEFAEFANSKDKGNNIPPEKCFKLPYKIENDKVENYSITQSFNKQEYWTKALKYTLCDLKWALYWFVGNTNFQPLTASVATHTDVSSAGSIYSKRPADTRLQSK from the exons aTGGGATGCACGATATGTCACTATTCTTTTGCTTTGCGAACTAAGCAAATATTCATCATCCAAATTTTGATTGAAGAATTTCAAACTGATCGAGGGATACAGAAAATTCAATTTAATATGAAGAAAAACGGGAGCGCGAGCAACGTTTCTGATAAGGGTCGGATCCTCGACCCGAATCTCCCGCGGTTTCTCTGCCAGTACTGCCGCCAGAGTCTCTGCATCGTCGGCGTGGATTCCTATGCCGACAGATTCCCCGGCTCAG GTATGCAAGGTTCTTCAATCCTTGGAACTGGTAGTGTTTCTGGTTCAACACGTATGGACCACTCATTTGTTGTGTTGCCAAAGCAAAGAAATCAGACCCCAGGGGTTCCTCCTCGCCCCCGTGGTGGAGCAATGAACCCAGATGCTAGCCAGTCTGGGAAGGCAATAGATGAGTCATTTGTTGTGTTACCTCCGCCAGCTGCTTCAGTGTATAAATCGGAACCTGGAGGTGATGGAGGTGGGACCAACTTGTCATCACCTGAGGGTGGACCCACTAGCTCCCCTACACAACCACACAATTCAGGCTTCCATTCCACAATAACAGTCCTAAATCGTGCATTTGATATTGCCACTACACAAACACAG GTTGAGCAGCCTATGTGCCTGGAGTGCATGCGTGTTTTGTCTGATAAACTTGATAAGGAGGTTGAAGATGTGAATAGGGACATAAAATCATATGAAATATGTCTTCAAAGATTGGAAGGAGAAGCCAAAACTGTGCTCAGCGAACCAGAGTTTCTTAAGGAGAAACTGAAG ATAGAAGAGGAAGAACGAAAGCTCGAAGCAGCAATTGCAGAAACAGAGAAACAATGCGCTGAAGTAACTGCTGAACTAAATGAGCTGGAGTTGAAATCTAGCCGGTTCAAAGAGTTAGAAGAGCG GTACTGGCAGGAGTTCAATAACTTCCAGTTTCAGTTGATCTCTCATCAG GAAGAGCGGGATGCAATTCTGGCAAAGATTGAGATCTCACAAGCTCACTTAGAGCAGTTGAAGCGCACCAATGTGCTAAATGACGCCTTCCCGATCTGGTATGATGGAGAATTTGGAACTATCAACAACTTTCGCCTGGGAAGACTTCCTAAAGTTCAG GTTGAGTGGGATGAGATAAATGCTGCTTGGGGGCAAGCTTGTCTTCTCCTTCATATGATGGCACAATACTTCAGACCAAAGTTTCT ATATCGCATTAAAATAGTTCCAATGGGAAGTTATCCTCGCATAATGGACAGCAGCAACAATACTTATGAACT CTTTGGCCCTGTGAATGTATTCTGGAGCACTCGTTATGACAAAGCTATGACATTATTCTTAACGTGTCTAAAGGAGTTTGCGGAATTCGCAAACTCAAAGGATAAGGGAAACAACATACCTCCAGAGAAATGTTTCAAGCTTCCTTACAA AATTGAGAATGACAAAGTGGAAAATTACTCGATAACACAGAGCTTCAACAAGCAGGAGTATTGGACCAAGGCTCTTAAATACACCCTTTGTGATCTCAAATGGGCTCTCTACTGGTTTGTTGGGAATACAAACTTCCAGCCGCTCACTGCCTCCGTAGCAACCCATACCGACGTCTCAAGCGCTGGGTCGATCTACAGTAAACGACCAGCCGATACCAGGTTACAGTCAAAGTAA
- the LOC121774160 gene encoding non-specific lipid-transfer protein-like yields MSRFLHILALLLFVSKYVVSAPSCVLVVKDVAPCLEYLQGKGASPECCQGVNDLRGYAKTKEDRTAICSCVKQALSSYKYDPKLIPLLPKKCGSNLELPPVDKDYDCSKA; encoded by the exons ATGAGTCGCTTCCTTCACATACTTGCCCTCCTCTTGTTCGTCTCAAAATACGTCGTCTCTGCTCCTTCATGTGTGCTGGTTGTGAAGGACGTAGCGCCTTGCCTCGAGTACCTGCAGGGAAAAGGAGCCTCCCCTGAGTGCTGCCAAGGGGTGAATGATTTACGTGGCTACGCTAAAACCAAAGAAGATCGAACCGCTATTTGTAGCTGTGTGAAGCAAGCGCTTTCTTCCTATAAGTATGATCCCAAGCTTATCCCTCTTCTTCCTAAGAAATGTGGATCAAACCTTGAGTTACCACCCGTTGATAAAGACTATGATTGCTCCAA GGCCTAG
- the LOC121774473 gene encoding uncharacterized protein LOC121774473, whose translation MVTPSTRSMTEAERKLMDVVDRRVSEVVDRLVERQDKLDGQFAEMMQALAAINGQLRRQPLKAEEGEALVGMGGWLMRAEFFFEVAKMPERGRVRVAAIHMEGKALQWHRGFMNLQGEAGYANLDCYVSALGARFGAQAYKDPLADLRNLRQSGSLQEYMEAFDELYPRTGIREDQALSFFLSGLVDELQMPVRMFKPKRLAEAFSLAKLQELTVRALGEKPKGSSGGGQSGMATYSGTKSLAVTATTLKSGDFLELRHHESRVRVEKYATSFDPKGDG comes from the exons ATGGTCACTCCGAGTACGAGGTCTATGACGGAAGCAGAGAGGAAGCTGATGGATGTGGTGGATAGGCGGGTGAGCGAGGTGGTGGATCGTTTGGTGGAGAGGCAGGATAAGCTGGATGGGCAGTTCGCGGAGATGATGCAAGCCCTCGCAGCGATTAACGGTCAGCTCCGGCGACAGCCGTTGAAAGCGGAGGAAGGAGAGGCATTGGTGGGTATGGGAG GGTGGCTGATGCGTGCGGAGTTCTTTTTTGAGGTGGCAAAAATGCCGGAGAGAGGAAGGGTTCGTGTAGCGGCGATTCACATGGAGGGCAAAGCCTTGCAATGGCATCGGGGGTTCATGAATTTGCAGGGTGAGGCCGGGTATGCCAACTTGGATTGTTATGTGTCGGCATTGGGAGCTCGCTTCGGTGCACAAGCCTACAAGGATCCGCTGGCGGATCTGAGAAATCTGAGGCAATCGGGATCACTCCAGGAGTATATGGAGGCATTCGATGAGCTTTACCCGCGAACTGGTATCCGCGAGGACCAGGCCTTAAGTTTCTTCTTGTCCGGACTAGTTGACGAGCTACAAATGCCCGTTCGGATGTTCAAACCGAAGAGGCTAGCGGAGGCGTTTTCCTTAGCTAAACTACAAGAGCTCACGGTGCGTGCTTTGGGAGAAAAGCCGAAGGGTAGCTCAGGTGGGGGACAATCAGGGATGGCTACATATTCTGGTACTAAATCCTTAGCCGTGACAGCCACGACCTTGAAGTCGGGGGATTTTCTGGAACTTCGGCACCACGAGAGCAGGGTCAGGGTGGAAAAATATGCGACCTCGTTTGACCCCAAAGGAGATGGATGA
- the LOC121775056 gene encoding long chain acyl-CoA synthetase 4-like, with protein MAESKKFIVEIEKAREAKDGKPSIGPVYRNAIVKDGFRPLPQGLESCWDSFCQSVEKYPNNQMLGEREMVDGKAGQYVWLTYKEVYDLVLAVGASVRSCGVTQGDKCGIYGANCTRWVVSMQACNAHGLYCVPLYDTLGAGAVEYIICHAEISIAFVEETKISELLKTFPSSENYLKTIVSFGEVTQEEREVAANFGTNIYSWSEFLLLGKSKKYDIPVKKKTDICTIMYTSGTTGDPKGVMISNESILSVISGVNHHLESINEEFSEADVFLSYLPLAHIFDRVIEELFISKGASIGFWHKDIKKLLDDIKELKPTVLCAVPRVLDKIYTGLMEKISSAGVIRQTLFNAAYAYKLHNMSKGYKHSVAAPKIDKLVFKKVREGLGGKLRLILSGAAPLSPNVETYLRVVTCAHVLQGYGLTETCAGSFVARPDELSMVATVGPPLPVVDIRLESIPDMEYNALSSTSRGEICTRGKCLFSGYYKREDLTKEVMIDGWFHTGDVGEWQPDGSMKIIDRKKNIFKLSQGEYVSIENLEGIYSLASTIDSIWIYGSSYESFLVAVVNPNLDSLESWAEENKVDGDVSAICRDTRAIDYILAELTKTGKENKLKGFEFIKGVYLEPVPFDMERDLITPTYKKKRNKFLKYYQKPIEDMYKNTK; from the exons atggCAGAAAGTAAGAAGTTCATCGTAGAGATTGAGAAGGCAAGAGAAGCTAAAGATGGGAAGCCATCAATCGGGCCGGTTTACAGAAACGCGATTGTCAAAGATGGATTCAGACCGTTGCCACAAGGCCTCGAGAGCTGCTGGGATAGTTTCTG CCAATCTGTGGAGAAATACCCCAATAACCAAATGCTTGGTGAAAGAGAAATGGTAGATGGAAAG GCGGGCCAATACGTTTGGTTAACTTATAAAGAAGTGTACGATTTAGTCCTAGCAGTCGGTGCATCTGTCCGTTCTTGTGGTGTCACTCAA GGTGACAAATGTGGCATCTATGGTGCAAATTGCACGCGTTGGGTTGTAAGCATGCAGGCATGCAATGCACATGGTCTCTACTGTGTGCCATTATACGACACTCTAG GTGCTGGTGCAGTGGAATACATCATCTGCCATGctgagatctcaattgcattcGTAGAAGAAACCAAAATCTCTGAG CTTTTGAAAACATTTCCCAGCTCTGAAAATTACTTGAAaa CTATTGTAAGCTTTGGAGAGGTAACTCAAGAAGAAAGGGAGGTTGCTGCAAATTTTGGCACAAATATATATTCTTGGAGTGAATTTTTGCTTCTG GGAAAGAGCAAGAAATACGACATCCCggtgaagaaaaaaaccgaTATCTGCACAATAATGTACACTAGTGGGACAACAGGCGATCCAAAGGGAGTGATGATCTCAAATGAGAGCATTCTGTCAGTTATTTCTGGAGTGAATCACCATTTAGAGAGCATAAATGAAGAA TTCAGCGAGGCAGATGTGTTCCTTTCCTATCTCCCACTGGCGCATATATTTGACCGCGTTATTGAAGAACTGTTCATCTCAAAGGGCGCCTCGATTGGATTCTGGCATAAG GATATCAAGAAGCTTCTGGACGACATCAAAGAGCTCAAACCGACAGTCCTATGTGCTGTTCCGCGCGTTCTAGACAAGATATACACAG GATTGATGGAGAAGATTTCTTCGGCTGGTGTAATCAGACAAACACTCTTCAACGCGGCCTATGCCTA CAAGCTGCATAACATGAGCAAAGGGTACAAGCATTCCGTGGCAGCTCCAAAAATCGACAAACTTGTATTCAAGAAG GTCCGAGAAGGCCTAGGAGGAAAACTGCGCCTTATCCTATCTGGAGCAGCGCCTCTCTCTCCCAACGTGGAGACATATCTACGCGTTGTTACCTGTGCTCATGTTTTACAAGGATATG GTTTGACAGAAACCTGTGCAGGATCGTTCGTTGCAAGGCCAGATGAGCTAAGTATGGTGGCCACAGTTGGCCCTCCCCTCCCAGTTGTAGACATACGCCTAGAATCTATTCCTGATATGGAATATAACGCACTATCTTCAACATCTCGTGGAGAGATATGCACAAGAGGGAAATGCTTGTTCTCTGGTTACTACAAGCGCGAAGATCTCACCAAGGAGGTCATGATTGATGGATGGTTCCACACAG GGGATGTTGGTGAATGGCAGCCAGATGGGAGCATGAAGATCATTGACAGGAAGAAGAATATTTTCAAGCTCTCACAGGGGGAGTACGTGTCAATCGAGAACTTGGAAGGCATCTATTCCCTAGCATCCACCATAGACTCG ATATGGATATATGGCAGCAGCTACGAGTCATTCCTCGTTGCTGTTGTCAACCCCAACCTCGATTCCCTTGAGAGTTGGGCTGAAGAGAACAAGGTTGATGGAGATGTTAGTGCCATATGCAGAGATACAAGAGCTATAGACTACATTCTTGCAGAGCTGACAAAGACTGGGAAAGAGAACAAG TTGAAGGGATTTGAGTTTATCAAAGGCGTGTATCTAGAGCCGGTGCCATTTGACATGGAACGCGATCTTATAACTCCCACTTACAAGAAGAAGAGGAACAAGTTTCTCAAGTATTACCAGAAGCCCATTGAAGATATGTACAAGAACACCAAATGA
- the LOC121775058 gene encoding uncharacterized protein LOC121775058 isoform X2, whose product MKNVQDQQQDIKPNIVSHDSQTEPPNATEAAIPDSGSVSASSNDNRKVSREDIELVQNLIERCLQLYMNRDEVVKTLLNRARIDPGFTTLVWQKLEEENADFFRSYYIRLKLKKQIILFNHLLEHQYHLMKYPVPPKVPLAPMQNGIHPMPVTNLPMGYPVIQHPPVPATGQPHIDPMGYSTSSCHIVNGVPAPGNFHPMRMNSGNDMVIDTNTSDVSPIMPPNNAMSSMSDIPVSPTSVASSGHFPFSTSEISGMGVDASALDTAFTSDVASSVGLQLPPDNGVGNSRDSLRSLAQIPWNFSLSDLTADLSNLGDLGALGNYPGSPFLPSDSDILLDSPEQEDIEEFFVDSDSVPGQCPPSDEEKS is encoded by the exons ATGAAGAACGTTCAG GATCAACAGCAGGACATCAAGCCTAATATTGTTTCACATGATTCCCAAACTGAGCCGCCAAATGCCACAGAGGCGGCTATACCAGACTCAGGTTCAGTCTCGGCATCAAGCAATGACAACAGAAAAGTATCCCGTGAGGATATCGAACTT GTGCAGAATCTAATAGAACGATGTCTACAGCTGTACATGAATAGAGATGAGGTGGTAAAGACCCTACTCAATCGTGCTAGAATAGATCCTGGTTTCACAACATTAG TGTGGCAGAAGTTAGAGGAAGAAAATGCTGATTTCTTCCGATCCTACTACATAAGGCTTAAGTTGAAGAAACAAATAATCTTATTCAACCACTTGCTAGAGCATCAGTATCATCTAATGAAATACCCCGTACCTCCGAAGGTTCCATTAGCTCCCATGCAGAACGGAATCCATCCAATGCCTG TCACCAACTTGCCAATGGGATACCCTGTTATACAGCATCCTCCCGTTCCAGCTACCGGTCAACCTCATATCGACCCTATGGGCTATTCAACATCTAGCTGTCACATTGTCAATGGTGTTCCTGCCCCGGGAAATTTTCATCCTATGCGAATGAACTCTGGGAACGA TATGGTGATTGACACAAATACATCCGATGTATCCCCAATTATGCCACCAAACAATGCGATGTCCTCGATGTCGGATATACCTGTAAGCCCTACATCAGTGGCATCAAGCGGCCATTTCCCGTTTAGCACATCGGAAATATCAGGCATGGGGGTTGATGCTTCAGCACTTGACACTGCTTTTACATCTGATGTGGCAAGTTCAGTAGGACTGCAGCTCCCTCCGGATAATGGAGTTGGAAATTCCAGAGATTCCCTCAGGTCCTTGGCTCAGATTCCCTGGAATTTTAGTCTTTCAGACCTGACAGCAGATTTATCAAACTTGGGAG ATTTAGGAGCTCTCGGAAACTATCCCGGCTCTCCATTTTTGCCTTCTGATTCCGATATTCTACTTGATTCTCCAGAACAAGAGGATATAG AGGAGTTCTTTGTCGATTCTGATTCTGTGCCAGGGCAATGCCCACCATCAGACGAGGAGAAGTCGTAG